The following coding sequences lie in one Notolabrus celidotus isolate fNotCel1 chromosome 20, fNotCel1.pri, whole genome shotgun sequence genomic window:
- the LOC117831989 gene encoding zona pellucida sperm-binding protein 3-like isoform X1 — MEIFYRRVNLFLGLLLSEICLRTSYALPPTLYNQHALPQRRQIAESSEQTLQEPQKAPSEERVLVNTVKVSCYPDSLDIIIKADMFGVGAPVNSDEIRLGVEHDVFCTAAASSGDEYRIFVGLSDCGIKHWMTEDSLVYTNLLIYSPEPSPDGLIRMEEAVVPIECHYERKYSLSGSSITPTWIPFLSTQAAVETLEFDLKIMTNDWQFERSSNVFYLGESIGIEALVRVGHHTGLRVFVSSCVATLSPDIYSIPRYIFIENGCLVDSQLPGSKSHFLPRTEDEKLHLVLDAFKFHNEDKGELYITCHMNAVPAHDTEAPNKACTFVQGRWRSADGNDFLCANCQNQNEVSSKPSSPGKFGPRGFGKPEMSESWRSAVKNNIVWEQEAKVGPLLVLPGKQKSGHIPDGALPPVLSKISRPALYGSNWRSGTNDRKVVSLISDTQKGLSPDPSTEEEGDYDDYDEEEEDQTLASLQKKGFKSGAVVKDKDEGSKIAAPVKKVDSMLTLKSKAKETASNSTATPSDVGHSAPSTTEVTLKSNSTTVTDLTKKNAPKR; from the exons ATGGAGATCTTTTATCGTCGGGTGAACCTCTTTCTTGGACTTCTTTTGTCTGAAATCTGTCTCAGGACCTCTTATGCATTACCGCCAACACTCTACAATCAACATGCTCTACCACAGAGACGTCAGATTGCAGAGAGCTCTGAGCAAACTCTTCAGGAGCCACAAAAAGCTCCCTCTGAGGAACGAGTGCTGGTGAACACAGTCAAAGTGAGCTGCTATCCGGACTCTCTGGACATCATCATCAAAGCGGACATGTTTGGAGTCGGTGCTCCTGTTAACAGTGATGAGATCCGCCTTGGAGTGGAGCATGATGTTTTCTGTACGGCTGCAGCTTCTTCAGGAGATGAGTACAGGATCTTTGTTGGATTATCAGACTGCGGCATCAAACACTGG ATGACTGAGGACTCTCTGGTCTACACAAACCTGCTCATATACTCTCCTGAGCCCTCTCCTGATGGGCTCATTCGAATGGAAGAGGCTGTGGTTCCAATTGAGTGTCATTATGAAAG GAAGTATAGTTTGTCAGGTTCCTCAATCACACCCACCTGGATCCCCTTCCTGTCCACTCAGGCTGCAGTGGAAACTTTGGAGTTCGACCTAAAAATCATGACAA ATGACTGGCAGTTTGAAAGAAGCTCAAACGTGTTTTACCTTGGGGAGTCAATTGGTATCGAGGCCTTGGTCAGAGTTGGACATCACACTGGGCTGCGGGTGTttgtgagcagctgtgtggCCACGCTTAGCCCCGACATCTACTCTATTCCCAGATACATCTTCATTGAAAATGG GTGTTTGGTCGACTCTCAGCTTCCAGGTTCAAAGTCTCACTTCCTGCCCCGAACTGAGGATGAAAAGCTCCACCTGGTCCTCGACGCCTTCAAGTTTCATAATGAGGACAAAGGAGAG CTGTACATCACATGTCACATGAACGCTGTACCTGCACACGACACAGAGGCACCGAACAAGGCGTGCACGTTTGTACAGGGAAG GTGGAGGTCAGCTGATGGTAATGACTTCCTTTGTGCAAACTGCCAAAACCAAAATGAAGTGAGCAGTAAACCCAGCAGCCCGGGTAAGTTTGGTCCTCGTGGGTTTGGGAAGCCAGAGATGTCTGAATCCTGGAGGAGCGCAGTGAAAAACAACATAG TGTGGGAACAGGAGGCCAAAGTGGGTCCACTGCTGGTGCTGCCAGGTAAACAGAAAAGTGGGCATATACCTGACGGGGCGCTCCCCCCAGTTCTCAGTAAAATCAGCAGACCTGCTCTGTACGGCAGCAACTGGAGGAGTGGAACAAATGACAGGAAAGTTG TATCTTTAATCTCAGACACACAAAAGGGACTGAGTCCTGATCCGTCTACAGAAGAGGAAGGCGACTATGACGActatgatgaagaggaagaggatcaGACTCTAGCTTCTCTGCAGAAGAAAGGCTTCAAAAGTGGAGCAGTTGTGAAAG ATAAAGATGAAGGAAGCAAAATTGCTGCACCTGTAAAGAAGGTGGATTCCATGCTCACTCTTAAATCAAAGGCTAAAGAGACTGCAAGTAACAGCACAGCCACCCCCAGCGACGTCGGCCACTCTGCTCCATCTACTACAGAAGTGACGCTAAAGTCCAACAGCACTACAGTAACAGATCTAACAAAGAAAAACGCCCCaaagagatga
- the LOC117832413 gene encoding uncharacterized protein LOC117832413 isoform X2, with amino-acid sequence MAHAELIFRHLSGTQSLQLSCSPQQDHGLLTGLHLYHRSSNSQTTLLSLSEGRELRVDSLLKGRLQLYGGLDSLQVNVTISDLQPGDTGLYLWEGSYRKRNSSEQVFSNVQKVFLLVEGTGRSSQCSPNYRPLLLTIFTAAGLLLLTLSLLAVLKCVKTRPLHGSQHSAPIYEEMTRKQQSVANARNNPNPPSHLEEVNFPVYANPNIRQPQDNYYACPRQLALRI; translated from the exons atgg CCCATGCAGAGCTGATCTTCAGACATTTGTCAGGGACTCAGTCCCTGCAGCTCTCCTGCTCCCCTCAGCAGGATCACGGCCTCTTGACGGGCCTCCACCTTTACCACCGCAGCTCTAACAGTCAGACAACCCTGCTGTCCCTGTCTGAGGGCAGAGAGCTCAGGGTCGACTCGCTGCTCAAAGGTCGTCTGCAACTCTACGGAGGACTGGACTCCCTGCAGGTCAACGTCACCATTAGTGATTTACAGCCTGGTGACACGGGATTGTACCTGTGGGAGGGGAGCTACAGGAAGAGGAACAGCTCTGAGCAGGTCTTCAGCAACGTTCAGAAGGTGTTCTTATTGGTTGAGGGGACAG GACGATCCAGTCAGTGCTCACCCAATTACCGTCCTCTGCTCCTGACCAtcttcacagcagcaggtcttCTTCTGCTCACACTTAGCTTGCTGGCCGTACTGAAATGT GTAAAGACAAGGCCTCTTCACGGATCACAACACTCTGCTCCAATTTACGAGGAAATGACCAGGAAACAGCAGAGCGTTGCAAACGCCCGAAATAACCCCAACCCCCCCTCACACCTGGAGGAAGTCAACTTCCCGGTTTACGCCAACCCCAACATCCGACAACCGCAGGATAACTACTACGCCTGCCCCAGACAGCTCGCCCTCAGAATCTGA
- the LOC117831989 gene encoding zona pellucida sperm-binding protein 3-like isoform X2, which translates to MEIFYRRVNLFLGLLLSEICLRTSYALPPTLYNQHALPQRRQIAESSEQTLQEPQKAPSEERVLVNTVKVSCYPDSLDIIIKADMFGVGAPVNSDEIRLGVEHDVFCTAAASSGDEYRIFVGLSDCGIKHWMTEDSLVYTNLLIYSPEPSPDGLIRMEEAVVPIECHYERKYSLSGSSITPTWIPFLSTQAAVETLEFDLKIMTNDWQFERSSNVFYLGESIGIEALVRVGHHTGLRVFVSSCVATLSPDIYSIPRYIFIENGCLVDSQLPGSKSHFLPRTEDEKLHLVLDAFKFHNEDKGELYITCHMNAVPAHDTEAPNKACTFVQGRWRSADGNDFLCANCQNQNEVSSKPSSPGKFGPRGFGKPEMSESWRSAVKNNIVWEQEAKVGPLLVLPGKQKSGHIPDGALPPVLSKISRPALYGSNWRSGTNDRKVDTQKGLSPDPSTEEEGDYDDYDEEEEDQTLASLQKKGFKSGAVVKDKDEGSKIAAPVKKVDSMLTLKSKAKETASNSTATPSDVGHSAPSTTEVTLKSNSTTVTDLTKKNAPKR; encoded by the exons ATGGAGATCTTTTATCGTCGGGTGAACCTCTTTCTTGGACTTCTTTTGTCTGAAATCTGTCTCAGGACCTCTTATGCATTACCGCCAACACTCTACAATCAACATGCTCTACCACAGAGACGTCAGATTGCAGAGAGCTCTGAGCAAACTCTTCAGGAGCCACAAAAAGCTCCCTCTGAGGAACGAGTGCTGGTGAACACAGTCAAAGTGAGCTGCTATCCGGACTCTCTGGACATCATCATCAAAGCGGACATGTTTGGAGTCGGTGCTCCTGTTAACAGTGATGAGATCCGCCTTGGAGTGGAGCATGATGTTTTCTGTACGGCTGCAGCTTCTTCAGGAGATGAGTACAGGATCTTTGTTGGATTATCAGACTGCGGCATCAAACACTGG ATGACTGAGGACTCTCTGGTCTACACAAACCTGCTCATATACTCTCCTGAGCCCTCTCCTGATGGGCTCATTCGAATGGAAGAGGCTGTGGTTCCAATTGAGTGTCATTATGAAAG GAAGTATAGTTTGTCAGGTTCCTCAATCACACCCACCTGGATCCCCTTCCTGTCCACTCAGGCTGCAGTGGAAACTTTGGAGTTCGACCTAAAAATCATGACAA ATGACTGGCAGTTTGAAAGAAGCTCAAACGTGTTTTACCTTGGGGAGTCAATTGGTATCGAGGCCTTGGTCAGAGTTGGACATCACACTGGGCTGCGGGTGTttgtgagcagctgtgtggCCACGCTTAGCCCCGACATCTACTCTATTCCCAGATACATCTTCATTGAAAATGG GTGTTTGGTCGACTCTCAGCTTCCAGGTTCAAAGTCTCACTTCCTGCCCCGAACTGAGGATGAAAAGCTCCACCTGGTCCTCGACGCCTTCAAGTTTCATAATGAGGACAAAGGAGAG CTGTACATCACATGTCACATGAACGCTGTACCTGCACACGACACAGAGGCACCGAACAAGGCGTGCACGTTTGTACAGGGAAG GTGGAGGTCAGCTGATGGTAATGACTTCCTTTGTGCAAACTGCCAAAACCAAAATGAAGTGAGCAGTAAACCCAGCAGCCCGGGTAAGTTTGGTCCTCGTGGGTTTGGGAAGCCAGAGATGTCTGAATCCTGGAGGAGCGCAGTGAAAAACAACATAG TGTGGGAACAGGAGGCCAAAGTGGGTCCACTGCTGGTGCTGCCAGGTAAACAGAAAAGTGGGCATATACCTGACGGGGCGCTCCCCCCAGTTCTCAGTAAAATCAGCAGACCTGCTCTGTACGGCAGCAACTGGAGGAGTGGAACAAATGACAGGAAAGTTG ACACACAAAAGGGACTGAGTCCTGATCCGTCTACAGAAGAGGAAGGCGACTATGACGActatgatgaagaggaagaggatcaGACTCTAGCTTCTCTGCAGAAGAAAGGCTTCAAAAGTGGAGCAGTTGTGAAAG ATAAAGATGAAGGAAGCAAAATTGCTGCACCTGTAAAGAAGGTGGATTCCATGCTCACTCTTAAATCAAAGGCTAAAGAGACTGCAAGTAACAGCACAGCCACCCCCAGCGACGTCGGCCACTCTGCTCCATCTACTACAGAAGTGACGCTAAAGTCCAACAGCACTACAGTAACAGATCTAACAAAGAAAAACGCCCCaaagagatga
- the LOC117832413 gene encoding uncharacterized protein LOC117832413 isoform X1 — MTETTMKAGAAHVLIFIQLFEAHAELIFRHLSGTQSLQLSCSPQQDHGLLTGLHLYHRSSNSQTTLLSLSEGRELRVDSLLKGRLQLYGGLDSLQVNVTISDLQPGDTGLYLWEGSYRKRNSSEQVFSNVQKVFLLVEGTGRSSQCSPNYRPLLLTIFTAAGLLLLTLSLLAVLKCVKTRPLHGSQHSAPIYEEMTRKQQSVANARNNPNPPSHLEEVNFPVYANPNIRQPQDNYYACPRQLALRI; from the exons ATGACTGAGACGACCATGAAGGCAGGAGCTGCACATGTTCTTATCTTCATTCAGCTTTTTGAAG CCCATGCAGAGCTGATCTTCAGACATTTGTCAGGGACTCAGTCCCTGCAGCTCTCCTGCTCCCCTCAGCAGGATCACGGCCTCTTGACGGGCCTCCACCTTTACCACCGCAGCTCTAACAGTCAGACAACCCTGCTGTCCCTGTCTGAGGGCAGAGAGCTCAGGGTCGACTCGCTGCTCAAAGGTCGTCTGCAACTCTACGGAGGACTGGACTCCCTGCAGGTCAACGTCACCATTAGTGATTTACAGCCTGGTGACACGGGATTGTACCTGTGGGAGGGGAGCTACAGGAAGAGGAACAGCTCTGAGCAGGTCTTCAGCAACGTTCAGAAGGTGTTCTTATTGGTTGAGGGGACAG GACGATCCAGTCAGTGCTCACCCAATTACCGTCCTCTGCTCCTGACCAtcttcacagcagcaggtcttCTTCTGCTCACACTTAGCTTGCTGGCCGTACTGAAATGT GTAAAGACAAGGCCTCTTCACGGATCACAACACTCTGCTCCAATTTACGAGGAAATGACCAGGAAACAGCAGAGCGTTGCAAACGCCCGAAATAACCCCAACCCCCCCTCACACCTGGAGGAAGTCAACTTCCCGGTTTACGCCAACCCCAACATCCGACAACCGCAGGATAACTACTACGCCTGCCCCAGACAGCTCGCCCTCAGAATCTGA